The window TCCAGCAGGGCGATCGCCGTCCAGCACCCCAGGGCCACAGCCAGCACGGCAAGCGCGGCACGGAGGATCAGCAGACGCTGGCGGCGGGCACGAAAGGCCTGGAGCGCCTGAGCAGTAGCGGGACGGAGAGAGAGATTCATCAGGAAAGTGGGCAGGCAGTAAACGACAGCGGCAGTCACGTTTTTCGAACCGCAGGACACGATTTCGCCAAAAGACCTCGCCAGGTTAGCACTTTTCGTTCTCTCAACTCCAAGAATCCGCAGGCTGGAACGTCTTTGACGGGAGGTGAATACTCTTGCCTCAAGGGAAATTTCCAGGTTATCCTCAAATCGAACGCAATTTATCCCACCATGGACCCCAACCAGCCTCTTTCTGGCCAGCCTGCCCCGGATGTACCTTTGCCCCCGCCTCTGAGCGGCACTCAGCCACTGGGGCCACCACCCGGCTATCCGGCGGCCAATCTCGGGTATCCCGTGCAGGGCAATAACCTGGGCTACCCCGTGCAGCCCGGCATGATGCCACCTGGCTATCCCGCACCCACCTCCGGTCCGGTGCCCGTCGCGGCGGCCATCGAGGATGAAGCCGTTGCGGTCGAGGCCGCCCCTGGTGAAGTTTATCACCCGCCTGCCCTCAACCATTTCGAACCGGTGAAGCCTGCCAACGCCCTGGTGAAAGCCTGGCGCAAGGTCGGCGGCGGTTCTTTGACCCTCAGCTTGGCCATCCATGCTGGCATCCTCATCGTCGGCGGGGCCATCGTGGTCAGCACGCAGATGATCCAGAAGCAGGTGGACTTCCTGCCCGGTGGCGGCACCCAGCAAGGGGCGCAGGCCTCGGCCGAGATGAAGCATCAGGTGAAGCAGAAGAAGCAGAAGACGCTGAACAAGACGATGCCAATGAAGAAGATCGTGAGCACGAGCCAAAACTCGGCGATCACGCTTCCCGATGCACCGCCGGACTTGCTGGACGTGCCGGATGTGAGCTCAATGCTGGGCGGCGGGAGCCTGGGCAGCGGAGGATTTGGCAAAGCGGGAGCCGGAGGCGGCTTTGGGACAGGGATGGGAATGGGCGGGATGCAGGGCTTTGTGAGCCTGCCCCCCTCCATGCGCAGCCGCTGCTCCCCCCAGGAACGTTTAAAAAAGCTGACCGACAGCGGCGGCAGTCCCGAGTGTGAACGTGCGGTTTCCGCCTCCCTGGAGTGGCTGAAACAGAAGCAGGGCCCCGATGGTGCCTGGAACGGCATGGGCAGCAAGTCCGCGATGACGGGCCTCGCCCTCCTCTGCTACCTCGGCCGCTGTGAAACACCCGACTCTCCTTTCTATGGCGATACCGTCATGAAGGGCATTCTCTTCCTCATTGAGACGAGCAAAAAAAATCCCCATGGGATGATCTGTGAAGACATCTACAACAACGGCTCCACCTACGCCCACGGCATCGCCACCTATGCCCTTGGCGAGATGTACACCCTGGCCCGTCTGGGCAGCAAGGAACTGCCCGGCATGCGTGAGGCCTTCGAAAAAGGCGTGAAGCTCATCATTGAAAACCAGAATGAGCGCGGCTCCTGGACCTATGGCGGCAAGGATGCCGGCATGCCCACCGCCTACACGAAGAACAGCAAAGGCGAGGATCTCTCCGTCGCTGGCTGGCAGTTCCAGGCCCTCAAAGCCGCCAAGAATTCCGGCCTGAAAATTCAGGGCCTCGACTCCGCCATCAAAAAATGCACGGAGTATGTGCTGGCCAAGCAGACTAAGGATGGCGGCTTCGGCAATCCCGACCGCGACAAGCACTACAACCAGTGGAGCCTCACCGGTGCCGGATCCCTGGCCCTTCAAACGATGTCCAAAGGCCACACCGCTCCCCTGAAAAAAGCCATCGGCTTTCTCCGTGGTTTCTTGGAGGCCGAGCCTCTCGACTGGAACAAAAACTGCAACCCCTACTGCTGGTACTACTACACCCAGACCTTCTTCCAGGCTGGTGGGGATGACTGGAAATTCTACAACCAGCAGTTTCTGCCGCAGATCCTGGCCGCCCAGCAGCCCGATGGCAGCTTTAAAAAAGGCCGCCCCAACTGGCCGGCCGGGGACGCCACTGATCCCGTTTACCGCCAGGCTCTCTGCACCCTCATGCTGGAGGTTTACTACCGCTACCTGAAGGTGGCCGACCGCGACGAAGAAAGCTTCTTTGACCGTTAGTCCTCGCCATTTCCAGCGCAGATTCTGGATGCGGATCTGTCATGCCTCCGCCAGCTTGGAGGCATGAGTTCAGACGCATCTCCCCCTTCCCATTTTGATTTCATCGTCATCGGCGGCGGCAGCGGCGGTTACGCGGCTGCGCGCACGGCTCATTCGTTAGGCCTCAGCGTCGCCGTGGTGGATGGGGCGGCGGAACTCGGAGGCCTCTGCATCTTGCGCGGCTGCATGCCCAGCAAGACTCTCATCGAATCTGCCGACCGCAACCTCAGCATCCGTCGGGCATCTGAATTCGGGCTCAAGGCTCAGCCGCTCGGCGCAGACATCCGGGCCATCCGTGACCGAAAGCGCACCCTCATTGCCGACTTTGCAGGCTATCGCCAGCAGCAGCTCCAGGACGGACGTTTTGTCCTCTACCGTGCCCACGCCTCGTTCACCGGTTCACACACGATTGAACTCCAGCCCCGCGAAGGTTCGGACTCCTTTCAGCTCACGGGCAAGACCTTCTGCATCGCCACAGGATCCGTCCCCACCGTGCCACCCATCCCCGGTCTCGCCGAAGCCGGCTTCTGGACCAGCGACGAAGTGCTGGATGCGGAATCCCTGCCGGAATCCTTCGCCGTTCTCGGTGGCGGAGCCATCGCCCTGGAGATGGCGCATTACCTGGAAGGCGTCGGGCGGAAAGTGACCCTCATTCAGCGTGGCCCCCAGTTCCTCACAGGACTGGACCCGGAGTGCAGCACCGTTTTGGAACAGGCCTACACGCACCGGGGCATCACCTGCCATCTGGGCACCAGCATCCACAAGGTCACGACGGCCCATGGCCGCAAGCACATTGAGTATCGGCATGGGGAGAAGGAGCAAAGCGTCACGGTGGATCAGATCCTTGTCGCCATGGGCCGCGGCCCTGCTACCGACGGCCTGAATCTGGATGCGGCCAAGGTCAGCCTAACCAAAAAGAAGATCGTCGTTCAGCCAACCATGCAAAGCACGCAGCCCCACATCTTTGCGGCGGGCGATGTGTGCAGCCCGCTGGATGTCGTTCACGTGGCCATCCAGCAGGGAGAGATCGCCGCACGCAATGCCCACCGCCTCATTCACGGCCAGCCCGTGGAGGAAAAAGCCGATTACCGCCTGCTCCTCTTCGGTGTGTTTTCCCATCCCCAGGTCGCTTCCGTAGGCGCAGGTGCCGCAGAGCTGGAAAAAGCAGGCACACCTTTTGTCTCCGCCTCCTATCCCTTCAATGATCATGGCAAGTCCATGTGCATGGGCGAGACGGAAGGTTTTGTGAAAATGCATGCCCATCGTGAAACGGGCGAAATCCTCGGGGCCACTTGCGTGGGGCCTCACGCCACCGAGCTGATTCATGAGGTCGTCATCGCCATGCATTACCGATCCAAGGTGCAGGACTTCATGGCCATCCCCCACTATCACCCCACCCTCAGCGAGATCTGGACTTACCCCGCCGAAGAGTGTGCGGATCAACTGGGTGCTTGACCCTCACTCCCCCTCACCAGACCGGGCAATCACCCGCTTCAGCACCTCCGCCAGCCGCACACCCGCCGTCACCACCTGCTGGCGGGAAAGGGACCTCGCATCCCGGATGTAGGCATCCATCATCGGCGTGGTCATGGTGACCATCAGCACATCCTCCGGCTTGCCGCGACCGGGATTGGGCTGCGGACTGACTGTGGCGATTCGCCGCAGCAAATCGGGCGAATACACGTGCCGGGCAGCTAGGGCATGCCCCTCACTCAGCCACGCCTCTGGCTCCAGGGTTTGGGCAGAAACCTGCGCACGCTCCCACAGCGCTACATCCACATTCAACGGGAAAAGACGCTGCTCTATGTCCACCACACCGTTTTTTGCATCATTCCAAAGGCTGTCCCAGAAGAAGTGTAGCACATCCGCCTCCAATGCCGGATTCGCCCGCCTGATGCCCAAAATCAGCACCCGGTTGGCTCCGCGATCCCCAGTCTCCAGCTTCCCCGGCACAAAGAGCTGCGCACAGTGGCAGGGCTGGTGCATATCTCCCACCAGGTGGAAGAGCCAGCAGAGATCCACCGCCTTGTCCTTGGCTGCCACAGCAGGATCCCCCAGTTCGTGGATCACACGTTTCAGCGTGTGGATGGAATTGAATCCCTGCTTCGGCTCGGCCATGCCCGGCTGCCATTCCAGCAGCGGCATATCCACCTTTCCTTTCATCTGCTCACCCGCCTGCGCATCGGGGAAAACCGGCAGGTCGGTGTAATGCCAGCCGCTGTGGTGGTAAGTAGCATTGATCTCCGTGGAATTCGGGTAGCCCTCACGGTTGCGGATGAGATCTGACCAAATCGAAGCTTGGCCAAAGAACCATTTCGCCCGCAGCTCAGGCGCGAGGTCCCCCTGCCCCAGCTCCACCTTCATCGGCTCCTCAAAAAGCTCCATCTTCGTCGGATGCGCCTCCATCTGTCGCATCACCCACGCTCGTTCAGCCGGGCTCAGCCTTTCATAGGCCACCAGAGCGATGGCCTTGTGCCCGCCATCCCACCACGAAAAGGCGGGGCTCAGCAGGCCAAAACAGGCAAACGCTACGGTCCACGCCAGGCTCCCACGGAGCCTCCAACCACAAAGGAAATTTTTCATCAGATTAGATCTCAGGAACCGAATAAGTGATGGCTCTCCAGCACCCTGCCATCATGAAAATGTGCCGTTTTTGTCGGGTAGTCTCCGTCCATGCCATTTCAGCATGACACCCATCACCAATCTCTATTTCCGTTACCACATTCCACCTCCATTTTAGCGAGCATTCTTTCATGAGCCAGCTCGTCAAATCCATTCCCGCCTTGATCCTGGCTCTCGCAGGCTTCAGCACCTTCACTTTCGCAGGCGACATACCGCCTGTCCAGGTGCTGGTTCCAGAAAAAAGCCCCTTCGAATTTAACTTTCAGGCGAGATTGCGCGGTGAATGGCGGCAGAATGTGTACGACTTTAATGACAGCACGGATTCCCCCACCGACGACACCTGGCTGCTCCACCGCATTCGCATCGGCATGGAGTGGCAGGCCATGCCCTGGCTGAAAGTCACCGTCCAGGGACAGGACGTTCGCGAATCGTTCTCCGACCGCCCAGACGTGCCTAACCAAATGGGCGCTGAAGGCGATGATGCCTTCGATCTCCGCCTCGGCAGCCTCGAATTCGGGGACCCCAAGCACCTCTCGCTCAAGCTTGGTCGTCAAGTCCTCTCCTACGGTGATGAACGCCTCGTCGGCCCGCTGGAGTGGCTGAACTTCAGCCGCACCTTCGATGCCGTGAAACTTCACTACCAGGAAAAAGACTGGTGGCTGGATGCCTTCACCTCCAGCGTCGTTCGCATCCACGAATCCCATTTTAACACCTCCGACTGGCTGGATGGTGAAAACACCCGCGACCAGTTCTTCAGCGGCCTTTACTTCAGCACCACAGTCATCCCGGTCCAGACCACGGATCTCTACGCCTTCCACCTGCATGAGGAAGGGCTGGCTGGCGGCACCGATTTCGTCACCCTCGGCACCCGATTCAAAGGGGATCCTCTGAAACTCGCCGGCTGGGACTACACCGTCGAAATCGTCGGTCAGGCGGGCCAATTGCGGGGGCAGGATCTCCGCGCCTTTGCCACCCATCTGGAGGCAGGCTACAACTGGCTGCAAACCACCTGGAAACCTCGTCTCGCCCTGGAGTACAGCTATGGCAGCGGGGATGGTGATGCCACGGACGGCCAGTCCCACACGTTTCAAAACCTCTTCCCCACCAACCATCCGCCCTATGGGTTCATGGACACCATGTCCTGGCAGAACATGCACAACATCGTCCTCCGCCTTGCCGCCCAGCCCCATCCCAAGCTGAAGACCACGCTCGATCTTCACGGCTTCTGGCTAGACGATACCAGCGATGCCTGGTACCGCGCCAACGGCACCACTGCGGTGCGCCCCATCAGCAGTTCCGCCAGCAACCAGGCCGGAGCCGAATTGGACTTCACCATGAGTTCCAAACTCACCAAGCACCTGGATGTGCTCGTCGGTTACAGCCACTTTTTCGCAGGCCGTTACCTGGATGACACGGGCACCGGCGACGATGCCGATTTTGCCTATCTCATGGTCACCCTCAATTACTGACCACTAACCTTGCCCAGCCTGTATCACCAGCCACATCCTGCCCCGCCCATCTCATGAACAACCTCCATCTCGCAGTCCAGTTCTTCCTTCAGATTGCCGTCATCCTGCTAGCATGCCGCATTGTCGGCATGATCGCCGCCCGCTTCGGCCAGCCCCAGGTGGTGGCAGAAATGATCACTGGTGTCATGCTCGGTCCCTCCCTGTTTGGAGTGCTGGCCCCCGAATGGCAAAAATGGCTCTTCCCCTGGGATGCCCAGCAGATGACACGTGACACCTCCTGCTACCTGTTCCCCGCCTCCCAGCTCGGCCTGGCCCTCTACATGTTCATCGTCGGCATGGAGTTCCGGGTGGATATCGTCCGCAAAAGGCTGAAGAGCTCCATTGCTGTCTCACTCGCCGGCATGATCACCCCCTTTTTGTTAGGCGCATGCCTGGCATGGGTGCTGTTTCACTACACGGAACTCTTCCCGGAAAAGACTTCTCTGCGCGAGGCCATGCTGTTTCTGGGGGCCTCCATGTGCATCACCGCATTCCCCATGCTCGCCCGTATCATCCACTTCAAAGGACTGGCCGGCACCACCATGGGCACCGTTGCCATCGGGGCTGGAGCCATTGACGATGCCATGGCCTGGATCCTCCTCGCTGTGGTGCTTGCCAGCTTTGAAGGTAACGCCGCCAACGCCCTCTACAACATTGGCGGGGCCATCGGCTACGTGGTTGTCACTCTTGCCATCATACGTCCCCTGCTTGCACGCACTTCCGGCTTCATGGTCAAAGATGGCAAGCTCACCGATGGCGGCCTCGTCGTCGGCATTGCCATGATGTCCCTCGGAGCCTGGTTCACCGACAAAATCGGTCTGCACGCCGTCTTCGGTGCCTTCATCATGGGTGCCGCCATGCCTCGTGGCATCATGGTGCGGGATCTCATGGCCCGCATCCAGCCCCTGGCCGTCGCCCTGCTTCTCCCTCTCTTCTTCACCTACTCCGGTTTGAACACCAAGATCGGCCTCATCAATTCCTGGTTCCTCTGGGGCATGTGCGCCGCTGTTCTCGCCGCCGCCGTGTTAGGCAAGTGGGCCGCCTGCACCCTGGCTGCACGTGCCACGGGCATCTCCGGCCGCGAGGCCATGGGCATCGGCATCCTCATGAATGCACGCGGCCTCATGGAGCTCATCATCATCAACATCGGCCTTCAGCGCGGTATCATCTCCGAAGGCCTTTTTGCCACCCTCGTCATCATGGCCATCGTCACTACCCTCATGGCCTCCCCCATCTTTGAATACTTCGTCGGCAGCGGCACCCACAAGCCTGAAGCCGAAGATACCGAGAGCCTCCCGGCCGCCATGTGATGAATTCTCCGGTCAAATAAGCAGGTTGTGCCGAAGGGTTTCCCAGATCGCTTCAGGGAAGCCCTTCATGCCATTCCAGTCCCGCAGGCAGATCAAAGCCCGCATACTCAAG is drawn from Prosthecobacter algae and contains these coding sequences:
- a CDS encoding NAD(P)/FAD-dependent oxidoreductase, which produces MSSDASPPSHFDFIVIGGGSGGYAAARTAHSLGLSVAVVDGAAELGGLCILRGCMPSKTLIESADRNLSIRRASEFGLKAQPLGADIRAIRDRKRTLIADFAGYRQQQLQDGRFVLYRAHASFTGSHTIELQPREGSDSFQLTGKTFCIATGSVPTVPPIPGLAEAGFWTSDEVLDAESLPESFAVLGGGAIALEMAHYLEGVGRKVTLIQRGPQFLTGLDPECSTVLEQAYTHRGITCHLGTSIHKVTTAHGRKHIEYRHGEKEQSVTVDQILVAMGRGPATDGLNLDAAKVSLTKKKIVVQPTMQSTQPHIFAAGDVCSPLDVVHVAIQQGEIAARNAHRLIHGQPVEEKADYRLLLFGVFSHPQVASVGAGAAELEKAGTPFVSASYPFNDHGKSMCMGETEGFVKMHAHRETGEILGATCVGPHATELIHEVVIAMHYRSKVQDFMAIPHYHPTLSEIWTYPAEECADQLGA
- a CDS encoding S1/P1 nuclease; the encoded protein is MKNFLCGWRLRGSLAWTVAFACFGLLSPAFSWWDGGHKAIALVAYERLSPAERAWVMRQMEAHPTKMELFEEPMKVELGQGDLAPELRAKWFFGQASIWSDLIRNREGYPNSTEINATYHHSGWHYTDLPVFPDAQAGEQMKGKVDMPLLEWQPGMAEPKQGFNSIHTLKRVIHELGDPAVAAKDKAVDLCWLFHLVGDMHQPCHCAQLFVPGKLETGDRGANRVLILGIRRANPALEADVLHFFWDSLWNDAKNGVVDIEQRLFPLNVDVALWERAQVSAQTLEPEAWLSEGHALAARHVYSPDLLRRIATVSPQPNPGRGKPEDVLMVTMTTPMMDAYIRDARSLSRQQVVTAGVRLAEVLKRVIARSGEGE
- a CDS encoding cation:proton antiporter — translated: MNNLHLAVQFFLQIAVILLACRIVGMIAARFGQPQVVAEMITGVMLGPSLFGVLAPEWQKWLFPWDAQQMTRDTSCYLFPASQLGLALYMFIVGMEFRVDIVRKRLKSSIAVSLAGMITPFLLGACLAWVLFHYTELFPEKTSLREAMLFLGASMCITAFPMLARIIHFKGLAGTTMGTVAIGAGAIDDAMAWILLAVVLASFEGNAANALYNIGGAIGYVVVTLAIIRPLLARTSGFMVKDGKLTDGGLVVGIAMMSLGAWFTDKIGLHAVFGAFIMGAAMPRGIMVRDLMARIQPLAVALLLPLFFTYSGLNTKIGLINSWFLWGMCAAVLAAAVLGKWAACTLAARATGISGREAMGIGILMNARGLMELIIINIGLQRGIISEGLFATLVIMAIVTTLMASPIFEYFVGSGTHKPEAEDTESLPAAM
- a CDS encoding alginate export family protein; amino-acid sequence: MSQLVKSIPALILALAGFSTFTFAGDIPPVQVLVPEKSPFEFNFQARLRGEWRQNVYDFNDSTDSPTDDTWLLHRIRIGMEWQAMPWLKVTVQGQDVRESFSDRPDVPNQMGAEGDDAFDLRLGSLEFGDPKHLSLKLGRQVLSYGDERLVGPLEWLNFSRTFDAVKLHYQEKDWWLDAFTSSVVRIHESHFNTSDWLDGENTRDQFFSGLYFSTTVIPVQTTDLYAFHLHEEGLAGGTDFVTLGTRFKGDPLKLAGWDYTVEIVGQAGQLRGQDLRAFATHLEAGYNWLQTTWKPRLALEYSYGSGDGDATDGQSHTFQNLFPTNHPPYGFMDTMSWQNMHNIVLRLAAQPHPKLKTTLDLHGFWLDDTSDAWYRANGTTAVRPISSSASNQAGAELDFTMSSKLTKHLDVLVGYSHFFAGRYLDDTGTGDDADFAYLMVTLNY
- a CDS encoding prenyltransferase/squalene oxidase repeat-containing protein, giving the protein MDPNQPLSGQPAPDVPLPPPLSGTQPLGPPPGYPAANLGYPVQGNNLGYPVQPGMMPPGYPAPTSGPVPVAAAIEDEAVAVEAAPGEVYHPPALNHFEPVKPANALVKAWRKVGGGSLTLSLAIHAGILIVGGAIVVSTQMIQKQVDFLPGGGTQQGAQASAEMKHQVKQKKQKTLNKTMPMKKIVSTSQNSAITLPDAPPDLLDVPDVSSMLGGGSLGSGGFGKAGAGGGFGTGMGMGGMQGFVSLPPSMRSRCSPQERLKKLTDSGGSPECERAVSASLEWLKQKQGPDGAWNGMGSKSAMTGLALLCYLGRCETPDSPFYGDTVMKGILFLIETSKKNPHGMICEDIYNNGSTYAHGIATYALGEMYTLARLGSKELPGMREAFEKGVKLIIENQNERGSWTYGGKDAGMPTAYTKNSKGEDLSVAGWQFQALKAAKNSGLKIQGLDSAIKKCTEYVLAKQTKDGGFGNPDRDKHYNQWSLTGAGSLALQTMSKGHTAPLKKAIGFLRGFLEAEPLDWNKNCNPYCWYYYTQTFFQAGGDDWKFYNQQFLPQILAAQQPDGSFKKGRPNWPAGDATDPVYRQALCTLMLEVYYRYLKVADRDEESFFDR